AGCCCGTCATTATTATAGAGATGCAAGAAATCAGCTTCCGAAACGATATTTTGCCGTTGAAGGACAAACTCTTTCGATTGGCGCTCAGAATCACCCTGGATAGGGCAGAAGCCGAGGATGTCGTTCAGGACACCATGATAAGAGTGTGGAGCAAGCGTGATGAGTGGCCGCAATTTGAATCGGTTGAAGCCTATTGCCTGATAGTGGCAAAGAACCTTGCGATAGACCGGAGTCAGAAGAAAGAGGCTCAAAACGTGGAACTCACCCCCGAAATGGAGGAAGAACCTGATGCAAACAGTCCGTACGATCGGATGATTCATGATGAAAAAATGAACATCATCAATAGGTTGGTCAACGAACTTCCCGAAAAACAGCGGCTTATCATGCAACTGAGGGACATTGAAGGTGAAAGCTATAAAAAAATTGCAACCCTGCTGAATCTGACAGAGGAACAAGTCAAAGTGAATCTCTTCAGAGCCAGGCAAAAGGTAAAACAAAGGTATTTAGAAATTGACGAATATGGATTATAAGGATATAGAACAGCTCCTAGAGCGATACTGGCAATGTGAAACTTCCGTTGAGGAGGAATCAAGATTGCGTGACTTCTTCTCGAAAGAAGACGTACCGGCTCATTTGCTTCGCTATAAGAACTTGTTTGTTTATCAGCAGGTTCAGCAAGAAGTAGGGCTGGGTGAGGACTTTGATGCACGTATTCTGGCAGAAGTGGAGGTCCCGGTAGTGAAAGCAAAACGTCTGACACTGACGAGTCGCTTTATTCCTCTGTTCAAAGCCGCTGCCGTGATTGCAATCATTCTCGGATTGGGAAATGTGGCACAACATTCTTTCTCGGGAGATGATGGAAGTGTATTGGCCACAGATACCATTGGTAAACAAGTAACTGCACCGTCGGTCGCTATCTCGAACGATGTGAAAGCGGATCAGGTCTTGGCTGATAGCTTGGCGAAGATCAACCACAAGATGCAGGTTATTAATGAATAGACATTTTCATTTGCTTTAAACATATAATATAGTTAGTGTGCTTAATTAAAACAACATCGAAAGCGAAACTGTGAAGTTTTCAATTCTCTCAAATTTTTATAATGAAACTAACTAAATAAATGGGCTACCGCGAGATGCAGTAGCCCTTTTATGTTTCTAAGAGTGGAAGAATCTTTTTTTTATTACTTTTGTACCTGTTATTAGGAGACTTATGATGAAGGAAGCAATTATAGAAGATGAAGAACTTGGACGGTTAATAGTGCGTGTTAATTTGCGTGCTAAAAGTCTTGTCTTTCGTACAAAGAGTGATGCGGTATACGTTTCAGTCCCTTCCGGCACAACGATGAAAGAAGTAAAACGGGCGATTGAAGATTTACGTAGTAAGTTGCTGGCTTCTCGTCAACGATTGAATCGTCCGTTAATTGATTTGAATTATAAGATTGATGCAGAATATTTCAAGTTGTCTTTGGTGTCCGGAGAGAAAGAGCAGTTTCTGGCAAATTCCCGATTGGGATGTATGCAGATTATTTGTCCGCCAAATGCGGACTTTACTGATGAGAAATTGCAGAGTTGGCTACGAAAGGTGATTGAAGAATCGTTGAGGCGGAATGCAAAAAGTATTCTTCCTCCACGTTTAGACCGTCTTTCCAAACAATGCGGATTGCCCTATGCAAGCGTGAAGATAAATTCCAGTCAGGGGCGGTGGGGGAGTTGTTCGACAAAGAAGGATATTAATTTATCCTATTACCTCGTTTTGTTGCCTTCTTATTTGATTGATTATGTGCTTTTGCATGAACTATGTCATACCCGTGAGATGAATCATAGTGAACGTTTTTGGTCTCTACTGAATCAATTCACGGAAGGAAAAGCTCTTGCTCTACGGGGAGAACTGAAGAAATATCGGACAGAAATATAAAAGAGTTCCTTTGTCTTTATCTTGCTTTACCGTTTATTTCGCCAGTTGCTTAATTCCGTCTTCCTCTTTCTCAAACTGATAATTACCCCCTCTTTCGCTTAGGTCGAAAGTCGATACTAATTCAGTTTTGTTATCTACAATTAACAATGCACTCTGCTCGGCAAAACGACCGACTTCCACTGTATAAGGTTCTTCTATGATAGTCTTATTGGAAATGAGACTGTCGTTGACAAACAAAGAAATTGAATCGCCGGTAAAGCCTTTGACCAGACTAATCGTATATGTTTCGATAAAATGTCGTTCTTCCTGTTGCTTCTGTTGCAGTCGCATACTCATATAGATGAAAATCACTACGACAAAAATGACGGCAAAAGCGAGGATTCCATTGCCGACCATGAACTGTTTGTTGGTGTTGAGACGATGCGCCATAGTTGTTATTTTTTTTAATTGCGGCGTAAAGATACGAATATCGCACTGTTAATTCATACTTTTTTTCTTTAATGTTTTGTAGTCGAATAGATTATTTATATCTTTGCAACCGAAAACGGATGAAAGGTGGAGGGGCAATTAAGCTCCTTTTTTTGTTCTTAATAGCTAATAAATGATAGAAAAGAAAACTGTTTGTCAGATTGTTGAAGAGTGGCTGGAAGGAAAAGATTACTTTTTGGTAGAGGTAACTGTGAGCCCGGATGACAAAATTGTGGTCGAAATTGACCATGCAGAAGGCGTTTGGATTGAAGATTGCGTGGAGCTTAGCCGCTACATTGAATCGAAACTGAACCGTGAAGAGGAAGATTATGAACTGGAAGTAGGGTCGGCCGGTATAGGACAGCCCTTTAAAGTGCTGCAACAGTATTACATCCACATCGGACAAGAAGTGGAAGTGATGACCAAAGGCGGACAGAAACTGACCGGTATCCTAAAGGATGCCGATGAAGAGAAGTTTACGGTAACCGTACAAAAGAAGGTGAAACTCGAAGGATCCAAGCGACCAAAGCTGGTGGAAGAAGACGAAACCTTTACTTATGAGCAAATAAAATATACTAAATACTTAATTAGCTTTAAATAGTTATGGCCAAAAAAGAAGAAACAATCAGCTTGATTGATACATTTTCGGAATTTAAGGAACTGAAGAATATCGATAGAACGACAATGGTTAGTGTACTCGAGGAGTCGTTCCGTAGCGTAATCGCGAAAATGTTTGGCACCGATGAAAATTACGACGTGATCGTGAATCCGGATAAGGGGGATTTCGAGATATGGCGTAACCGTGAAGTTGTGGCCGATGAAGATTTGACTAACCCGAATATGCAGATTGCGTTGAGTGAGGCGCAGAAAATTGACGCTTCATACGAAGAAGGCGAAGAGGTGACTGATGAAGTTATCTTTGCGAAATTCGGTCGTCGTGCTATCCTGAACCTCCGCCAGACATTGGCTTCCAAGATTCTGGAACTGGAAAAAGACAGTATTTATAATAAATATATAGATAAGGTAGGTACAATTATCAATGCAGAAGTGTATCAGATCTGGAAAAAGGAAATGTTGCTTCTCGACGATGAAGGAAACGAACTGCTGCTGCCCAAGACCGAACAAATCCCGAGCGATTTTTATCGTAAAGGTGAAACGGCACGCGCAGTGGTTGCCCGCGTAGACAACAAGAATAATAATCCTAAGATTATCTTGTCACGTACTTCTCCCGTTTTCTTGCAACGTCTGTTTGAGATGGAAGTACCTGAAATAAATGATGGTCTGATAACTATCAAGAAGATTGCCCGCATCCCCGGCGAACGTGCCAAGATTGCGGTAGAATCTTATGATGACAGAATCGATCCCGTAGGAGCCTGTGTAGGTGTAAAGGGGAGTCGTATTCATGGCATCGTTCGTGAACTTCGCAATGAGAATATCGACGTAATTAACTATACATCGAATATTTCATTGTTTATACAGCGTGCTTTAAGCCCGGCGAAAATTTCTTCTATTCGTTTGAACGAGGAGGAGAAGAAAGCAGAGGTGTTCCTCAAACCGGAAGAAGTATCGCTGGCTATCGGTAAAGGCGGTTTGAATATCAAACTGGCCAGTATGTTAACTGAGTACACTATCGACGTGTTCCGTGAGTTGGATGAGAATGTAGCTGATGAAGATATCTATCTTGACGAGTTCAGAGACGAAATAGATGGTTGGGTGATTGATGCAATCAAGGCTATCGGTATTGATACGGCAAAAGCTGTGTTGAATGCTCCTCGTGAGATGTTGATTGAAAAGACGGACCTGGAAGAAGAGACAGTGGACGAGGTAATACGCATTTTGAAATCGGAGTTTGAAGAAGAAGAATCGGAAGAAGAACCGGAACAAGGACAAGAGTAATAGGCAATTACGATTGAGATTTTCTTCGCTCCATTTATTCATTAAATTTAAAATATGACGATAAGGTTAAACAAAGTTACAAGAGATTTGAATGTAGGAATCGCGACGGTAGTTGAGTTCCTGCAAAAGAAAGGGTATACCGTTGAGGCTAATCCTAATACAAAAATTAGCGAGGAGCAGTACGCTATACTCGTAAAAGAGTTTAGTACGGATAAGAACCTTAGACTTGAATCGGAGCGTTTCATTCAGGAACGTCAGAATAAGGATCGTAATAAGGCATCGGTTTCGATTGAAGGCTTCGAAAAGCAACAGGAAAAACCGAAGTCGGAAGATGTGATCAAGACAGTCGTACCTGAGGATGCACGTCCGAAGTTTAAACCTGTCGGTAAAATTGATTTGGATAAATTAAACGGTCGTAAAACTGATAAAGTAGAAAAGGAACCGGAACAGAAAAAGGAAACTGTGGTAGAACGTCCTGTGGTGGAACGTCCGATAGTAGCGGAACGCCCTGTCGTTGAACCGGAAGTGAAGAAAGAACCCGAAAAGAAAGAGCCTGAAGTAAAAAAGGAAGAGGTGGTGGCACCTGCTCCAACTCCGGCCGAACCTGTGGTGGTGAAACAACCGGAACCTGTAGCAGAACCGAAACCGGCAGAAGTTGAAAAAGTGGTAGTGGAAGAAGTGATTAAGGAAGAGCCGAAGAAGGTAGAAGCACCTGTGAAGGCAGAAGAACATAAAAAAGAAGAAAAGCCTGTGGAAGCAGTAGCATCGACAGAAGTCGTTTCGGAAGAAAAAGACGCTCCTAAGGAAGACGAGGTTTTCAAGATCCGTCAGCCGGAACTGGGAGCAAAGATTAATGTAATCGGTCAGATTGACCTTGCAGCATTGAATCAGTCAACTCGCCCTAAGAAGAAATCGAAGGAAGAGAAACGTCGTGAACGTGAAGAAAAAGAGAAAATCCGCCAGGATCAGAAGAAACTGATGAAGGAAGCGATTATCAAGGAAATCCGTAAAGATGATGCCAAACAGGCTAAGAGCGGACCGAAAGATAATGCGGATGCAGCCGGTAACAAGAAAAAACGGAATCGTATCAGCAAAGAGAAGGTGGATGTGAATAACGTTGCAACTTCCAACTTTGCAGCTCCAAGACCGAATGTGCAAGGCAAAGGCGGTAATAATAATGGTGGTAATAACCAAGGTAACAATAACAACAATAATAGAAGAAACAATAACAAGGATCGTTTCAAAAAGCCGGTTATCAAACAGGAAGTAAGTGAAGAAGATGTAGCAAAACAGGTAAAAGAAACCTTGGCTCGTCTGACCACTAAAGGTAAGAACAAGACTTCCAAGTACCGTAAGGAGAAACGTGAAATGGCTTCCAACCGTATGCAGGAACTGGAAGATCAGGAAATGGCAGACAGCAAAGTATTGAAGCTGACCGAATTTGTTACAGCTAATGAATTAGCTACAATGATGGACGTTTCTGTCAACCAGGTTATTGCTACTTGTATGAGTATTGGCATCATGGTTTCTATCAACCAGCGTCTGGATGCGGAAACAATCAATCTGGTGGCCGAAGAATTTGGTTTCAAGACCGAATATGTAAGTGCGGAAGTGGCACAGGCTATCGTGGAAGAAGAAGATGCTCCGGAAGATTTGCAGCCGCGTGCTCCGATTGTTACTGTAATGGGACATGTTGACCATGGTAAGACTTCATTGCTTGACTATATCCGTAAGGCGAATGTGATTGCCGGTGAAGCCGGAGGTATCACACAACATATCGGTGCATACAATGTGAAGTTGGAAGACGGTCGCCGTATTACATTCCTTGATACTCCGGGACATGAGGCGTTTACCGCTATGCGTGCCCGTGGTGCGAAAGTAACGGATATTGCGATTATTATTGTAGCGGCGGATGATAACGTGATGCCGCAGACAAAGGAGGCCATCAACCATGCAATGGCGGCGGGTGTACCTATTGTGTTTGCTATCAATAAGGTGGATAAACCGACTGCAAATCCGGATAAGATTAAAGAAGAATTGGCTGCTATGAATTACCTTGTTGAAGAATGGGGTGGTAAGTATCAGTCACAAGATATCTCTGCCAAGAAAGGTATGGGAGTGGAAGATTTGTTGGAAAAGGTATTGCTGGAAGCCGAAATGCTCGACTTGAAGGCAAACCCGAACCGTAACGCTACGGGATCTATTATCGAGTCTTCACTTGACAAGGGACGTGGTTATGTAGCTACGGTATTGGTATCTAACGGTACTTTGAAAGTCGGAGATATCGTATTGGCCGGAACTAGCTATGGTCGTGTGAAGGCTATGTTCAATGAACGTAATCAACGTATCAAAGAAGCGGGTCCTGCTGAACCGGCATTGATTCTGGGATTGAACGGTGCTCCTGCTGCCGGTGACACTTTCCATGTGGTAGAAAGCGACCAGGAAGCTCGTGAAATCACCAACAAACGTGAACAGTTGGCTCGTGAACAAGGCTTGCGTACGCAGAAGATTCTTACTTTGGATGAATTGGGTCGTCGTATCGCTTTGGGTAACTTCCAGGAATTGAATATTATCGTTAAGGGTGACGTGGATGGTTCTGTGGAAGCATTGAGCGACTCGTTGATCAAGTTGTCTACGGAACAAATTCAGGTAAATGTCATCCATAAGGGTGTGGGAGCAATTTCCGAATCGGATGTTTCTCTGGCCGCTGCTTCGGATGCGATTATCGTGGGATTCCAGGTACGTCCTTCAGGTGCTGCCGCTAAGATGGCTGAACAGGAAGGTGTCGATATCCGTAAGTACTCTGTCATCTACGATGCAATTGAAGAGGTGAAGTCTGCTATGGAAGGTATGTTGGCGCCGGAAGTGAAGGAGCAGGTGACTGCTACTATCGAAATCCGCGAGGTGTTCAATATCACGAAAGTAGGTTTGGTAGCCGGTGCAATGGTGAAAACCGGAAAGGTGAAACGAAGCGACAAGGCTCGTCTGATTCGCGACGGTATCGTAATCTTTACCGGGAATATCAATGCGCTGAAACGCTTCAAGGACGATGTGAAGGAAGTAGGTACAAACTTTGAGTGTGGTATCAGCTTAGTGAACTGCAACGACATGAAGGTAGGCGATATGATCGAGGCATTCGAAGAAATAGAAGTGAAACAGACATTATAATTTGTACTGAATTAAGAATAAACGGAGGCACAGAGTGAATTATAACTCCGTGCCTCTTTTTTCTTTTTATAGAGAAATATGGCAACGATTGATATTATTATCCTTATTATAATAGGTGCAGGCGCAATAGTAGGCTTTATGAAAGGCTTTATTCGTCAGTTGGCTTCTATACTGGGATTAATAGTCGGTTTGCTGGCGGCGAAGGCTTTGTATACCACTTTAGCGGAAAAGCTTTGTCCAACGGTGACTGATTCGATGACTGTTGCACAGGTATTGGCTTTTATTATCATCTGGATAGCCGTTCCACTGATATTCTTATTGGTGGCTTCGTTGCTGACAAAGGCAATGAAAGCGGTTTCGCTGGATTGGTTGAACCGTTGGCTCGGTTGTGTGCTGGGAGCACTTAAATTTCTATTGTTAACAAGTCTGGTGATTTGTCTGATAGAGTTTATGGATGGCGATAATAAGTTAATTAGTGCAACAAAAAAGAGCGAATCTTTGTTATATTATCCGATAGAAACGTTTGCGGGAATCTTTTTCCCTGCTGCTAAGAGTATGACGCAACAATATATATTAGAGAATAAAGATGCAACAAGAAGAACCCAATAAATATGTAAAGGAACTAACGCAGGAGAAGTACAAATATGGCTTCACCACGGAGGTGCATACAGACATCATTGAGCGTGGACTTAATGAGGATGTGATTCGTTTGATTTCATCGAAAAAGGACGAACCGGAGTGGTTGCTGGAGTTCCGATTGAAAGCGTACCGCCACTGGCTGACGCTGGAAATGCCCACATGGGCACATCTCCGTATTCCGGAGATTGATTATCAGGCTATTTCTTACTATGCTGATCCTACTAAGAAAAAGGAAGGGCCGAAGAGCATGGATGAGGTTGATCCTGAACTAATAAAGACCTTCAATAAGTTGGGAATTCCTTTGGAAGAACAAATGGCCTTGAGTGGAATGGCGGTTGATGCCGTAATGGACTCGGTTTCAGTAAAGACTACCTTCAAGGAAACATTAATGGAAAAAGGAATTATTTTCTGTTCGTTCAGCGAAGCGGTGCGTGAACATCCGGACTTGGTGAAGAAGTACCTTGGTTCGGTAGTCGGTTACCGTGATAATTTCTTTGCCGCATTGAACTCAGCTGTATTCTCCGACGGTTCTTTTGTGTATATTCCGAAGGGGGTGCGTTGTCCTATGGAGCTTTCTACTTATTTCCGTATCAATGCCCGTAACACGGGACAATTTGAACGTACGCTGATTGTGGCGGATGATGATTCGTATGTATCTTATCTGGAAGGATGTACGGCTCCGATGCGGGATGAGAATCAACTGCACGCTGCTATTGTAGAGATTATCGTGCATGACCGTGCAGAAGTGAAATACAGTACGGTTCAGAATTGGTATCCGGGAGATGCCGAAGGTAAAGGCGGTGTATACAATTTTGTGACGAAGCGAGGTAACTGCAAAGGAGTGGATAGTAAACTTTCCTGGACACAAGTGGAAACCGGTTCGGCGATTACCTGGAAATATCCTTCCTGTATCCTGACAGGTGATAATTCGACAGCAGAATTTTATTCTGTGGCTGTGACTAATAACTATCAGCAGGCGGATACAGGTACGAAGATGATTCATCTCGGTAAGAATACACGTAGTACAATTGTCAGCAAAGGTATTTCTGCCGGTCACAGCGAGAATTCGTATCGCGGACTGGTCCGTGTAGCGGAGAAAGCGGATAACGCCCGTAATTACAGCCAGTGTGACTCTTTGTTGTTGGGAGATAAGTGTGGTGCACATACTTTCCCATATATGGATATTCATAATGAGACAGCGGTAGTGGAACATGAAGCTACGACAAGCAAGATCAGTGAAGACCAGATTTTCTATTGCAACCAGCGCGGTATTCCGACAGAGGACGCTATCGGACTGATTGTGAACGGATATGCGAAAGAAGTATTGAATAAACTTCCAATGGAATTTGCGGTAGAAGCACAGAAGTTGCTTACTATCTCCTTGGAAGGAAGTGTAGGATAAAAAATAAAAGTGATTATGTTAGAAATAAAAGACCTGCATGCCAGCATTAATGGCAAAGAGATATTGAAAGGCATTAACCTGACGGTGAAACCGGGCGAAGTACATGCAATTATGGGACCGAATGGTTCCGGTAAGAGTACTTTGTCGTCGGTACTGGTGGGGAATCCGGCTTTTGAGGTAACGAAAGGTTCAATCACTTTTTATGGAAAGAATCTGTTGGAGTTGAGTCCGGAAGATCGTAGCCATGAAGGTATTTTCCTTAGTTTCCAGTATCCGGTGGAGATTCCGGGAGTGAGTATCGTAAACTTTATGCGTGCTGCCGTAAACGAACAACGCAAATACAAAGGTCTGCCTGCGCTGACTGCCAGCGAGTTCCTGAAACTGATGCGTGAGAAACGTGCGGTGGTTGAATTGGATAACAAATTGGCTAACCGTTCGGTAAACGAAGGTTTCTCCGGTGGTGAAAAGAAACGGAACGAGATTTTCCAAATGGCGATGTTGGAACCACGTTTAAGCATTCTTGACGAGACGGACTCCGGTCTGGATATAGATGCTCTTCGTATCGTTGCGGAAGGAGTGAACAAATTGAAAACTCCCGAAACAAGCACAATTGTTATCACTCACTATCAACGTCTGCTTGATTATATCAAACCGGATATCGTGCATGTTCTTTATAAAGGTCGTATCGTGAAAACTGCCGGACCGGAACTTGCTCTTGAACTGGAAGAAAAAGGATATGATTGGATAAAGAAAGAAGTAGGAGAATGACGATGAATGCGGAACAACAATATATAGAACTCTTCTCGCAGACGGAAGCTATGATCTGCAAACATAGCGCTGAAGTGCTGAATGCGCCTCGTGCTGCTGCCTTTGCCGATTTTGAGCGAATCGGATTCCCGACCCGCAAAATGGAGAAGTACAAATATACGGATGTAAGCAAGTATTTTGAACCGGACTTTGGTTTGAACCTGAATCGCCTGGCTATTCCGGTCAATCCGTATGAAGTGTTCAAGTGCGATGTGCCGAATATGAGCACTGCCCTGTATTTTGTGGTGAATGACGCTTTCTATGACAAGGCCCTTCCCAAAAGTCATTTGCCGGAAGGCGTGATATTTGGCAGCTTGAAAGAGGTGGCCAGGCAACATCCCGAATTGGTGAAGAAGTATTACGGCAAACTGGCGGATACTTCAAAAGATGGTGTGACCGCCTTTAATACGACTTTTGCGCAAGATGGCGTAATTTTCTATGTGCCGAAGAATGTAGTAGTGGAAAAACCTATCCAGTTGGTGAATATTCTTCGTGCAGATGTCAATTTCATGGTGAACCGCCGTGTGTTGATTATTCTGGAAGATGGTGCACAAGCCCGTCTCCTGATTTGTGATCATGCTATGGATAATGTGAACTTCCTTGCAACACAGGTAATAGAAGTCTTTGCAGGAGAGAATACGGTGTTTGATTTGTATGAGTTGGAAGAAACACATACAAGTACTGTCCGTATTAGTAATTTATATGTAAAGCAGGAAGCAAACAGTAACGTTTTGCTGAATGGTATGACTTTGCATAATGGCACTACCCGTAATACTACGGAGGTATTGCTGGCAGGAGAAGGAGCTGAAATTAATCTTTGCGGAATGGCGATTGCTGATAAGAACCAGCATATAGATAATAATACAAGTATTGATCACGCGGTTCCGAATTGTACAAGTAATGAATTATTCAAATATGTACTCGATGATCAGTCGATAGGTGCATTTGCCGGATTAGTGCTGGTACGTCCTGACGCCCAACATACAAATTCTCAACAGACAAACCGTAATCTTTGCGCTACACGTGATGCTAGAATGTACACGCAGCCGCAGTTGGAGATTTATGCGGACGATGTGAAATGTTCGCATGGAGCAACGGTGGGACAGCTTGATGAGAATGCATTGTTTTATATGCGTTCCCGTGGAATCAACGAGAAAGAAGCTCGTCTGCTTCTGATGTTTGCGTTTGTCAACGAAGTGATTGATACCATTCGTCTGGATGCGCTGAAAGATCGCTTGCATCTGTTGGTTGAGAAACGTTTCCGTGGTGAGTTGAACAGATGTCAGGGTTGTGCGATTTGTAAATGAGTAATAGCGAATAAACATGGATATTCAAAAGATACGTGAGGATTTCCCGATATTGAGCCGTACGGTTTACGGTAAGCCATTGGTTTATTTCGATAATGGTGCAACGACTCAGAAACCCCGTCTGGTGGTTGATGCATTGGTAGATGAGTATTATTCCGTCAATGCAAATGTGCATCGCGGAGTGCATTATCTTTCACAGCAGGCTACGGAACTGCACGAAGCCTCTCGTGAAACGGTACGTCAGTTTATCAATGCCCGCAGCACGAGTGAAGTGGTGTTCACACGGGGAACAACAGAAAGCATAAACTTGCTTGTTTCCAGTTTTGGTGACGAGTTTATGCAAGAAGGGGATGAGGTGATCCTTTCTGTAATGGAACATCATAGTAATATTGTCCCCTGGCAAC
The nucleotide sequence above comes from Bacteroides caccae. Encoded proteins:
- the sufD gene encoding Fe-S cluster assembly protein SufD, whose amino-acid sequence is MNAEQQYIELFSQTEAMICKHSAEVLNAPRAAAFADFERIGFPTRKMEKYKYTDVSKYFEPDFGLNLNRLAIPVNPYEVFKCDVPNMSTALYFVVNDAFYDKALPKSHLPEGVIFGSLKEVARQHPELVKKYYGKLADTSKDGVTAFNTTFAQDGVIFYVPKNVVVEKPIQLVNILRADVNFMVNRRVLIILEDGAQARLLICDHAMDNVNFLATQVIEVFAGENTVFDLYELEETHTSTVRISNLYVKQEANSNVLLNGMTLHNGTTRNTTEVLLAGEGAEINLCGMAIADKNQHIDNNTSIDHAVPNCTSNELFKYVLDDQSIGAFAGLVLVRPDAQHTNSQQTNRNLCATRDARMYTQPQLEIYADDVKCSHGATVGQLDENALFYMRSRGINEKEARLLLMFAFVNEVIDTIRLDALKDRLHLLVEKRFRGELNRCQGCAICK